A region from the uncultured Bacteroides sp. genome encodes:
- a CDS encoding YfhO family protein codes for MKKLLPDIIVVLAFIAISFTYFFPAIVEGRIIFQHDTAAGVGAGQEAKEYYERTGEHTRWTNSIFGGMPTYQISPSYDSTETLRVAEKAYHLFLPNYVWLTFVMMLGFYILLRTLGVSPWLSGLGGIIWAFSSYFFILISAGHIWKFITLAYIPPTIAGIVLTYRKKYLLGGILTAFFLALQILSNHVQMSYYFLFVILFIVGAFFEECWRKKELVHFFKASAILVFAALIGISANLSNLYHTYEYSKETMRGKSELKVEGDAAKQTSSGLDRDYITQWSYGIGETFSLLVPNIKGGASEPLSQNEKAMEKANPMYSNIYSQLTQYFGDQPMTSGPVYVGAFVLMLFILGLFIVEGPMKWALMGATLLSILLAWGRNFMGFTDFFIDYVPMYNKFRAVSSILVIAEFTIPLLAILTLKEIFSKPEILKNKLKYVYISFGLTGGFAFLFAIAPRLFFSTFVPAQEMAALKQAIPGDQLSPLLANLEEVRVYLLTSDAWRSLFIVAIGTALLLAYNARKLNRAWTIAAIAILCLGDMWMVNKRYLRDDQFVPAEEKTEAFNKTQADEIILQDTTLDYRVLNFATNTFNENNTAYWHKSVGGYHAAKLRRYQEMIDHHITTEMQAAYNEIAAVQGKMDSVNGDKFRVLNMLNTKYFIFPAAQGKVAPIKNPYAYGNAWFINNIRYVDNANEEIDAMGSIIPTKTAVVDNHFKEQLNGVTDCYKDTLSAIRLTSYEPNHLVYKTSSAKDGVVVFSEIYYPGWRATIDGKPAEIARANYILRAMNIPAGQHIVEMKFNPKSLHVTESIAYIGLALLLIGIILLLLKYKKNVRL; via the coding sequence AAACCTTGAGAGTTGCAGAAAAAGCATATCACCTTTTCTTACCCAACTATGTATGGCTCACATTTGTAATGATGCTGGGCTTTTACATTCTATTAAGAACACTGGGTGTATCACCTTGGTTATCAGGATTAGGAGGTATTATATGGGCCTTTTCATCTTACTTCTTTATATTAATTTCTGCAGGACATATCTGGAAATTTATCACTTTGGCTTATATCCCTCCCACAATAGCCGGCATAGTTCTTACTTATCGAAAGAAATACCTGCTTGGAGGAATATTGACTGCATTCTTTCTGGCTCTGCAGATTCTGTCGAACCATGTACAAATGAGTTACTACTTTCTCTTTGTAATTCTGTTTATAGTAGGAGCCTTCTTTGAAGAGTGTTGGCGCAAAAAAGAACTGGTACACTTTTTTAAAGCCAGTGCAATATTAGTTTTTGCTGCACTTATTGGCATTTCAGCTAATTTGTCAAATCTCTACCATACTTACGAATACAGTAAAGAAACCATGCGTGGTAAAAGCGAGCTGAAAGTGGAGGGAGATGCAGCCAAACAAACAAGCAGCGGGCTCGATCGCGACTACATCACACAATGGAGCTATGGTATAGGAGAAACATTTTCTTTACTAGTGCCTAACATTAAAGGAGGTGCATCAGAGCCATTGTCGCAGAATGAAAAGGCAATGGAGAAAGCAAACCCAATGTACAGCAACATCTATTCGCAACTCACCCAATATTTTGGCGATCAACCGATGACCTCTGGGCCGGTTTATGTAGGAGCTTTTGTACTGATGCTCTTCATTCTCGGCCTTTTCATCGTAGAGGGGCCTATGAAATGGGCACTCATGGGTGCAACTCTCCTCTCCATATTGCTTGCATGGGGACGAAACTTTATGGGATTTACAGATTTCTTCATCGATTATGTGCCTATGTATAATAAGTTCCGTGCTGTTTCTTCAATTCTTGTTATTGCAGAATTCACCATCCCATTATTGGCCATACTCACGCTAAAAGAAATATTCAGCAAGCCGGAAATATTAAAAAATAAGCTGAAATACGTATATATAAGTTTCGGATTAACAGGTGGCTTTGCTTTTCTATTTGCCATAGCCCCCCGCTTGTTTTTCTCTACATTCGTTCCCGCACAAGAAATGGCTGCTTTAAAACAAGCTATCCCGGGAGATCAATTATCACCTCTCCTGGCTAATCTGGAAGAAGTACGTGTCTATTTACTCACCTCAGACGCTTGGCGCAGTCTCTTTATTGTAGCTATTGGTACTGCACTGCTACTGGCCTACAATGCACGCAAACTAAATAGAGCCTGGACCATTGCCGCAATAGCCATACTCTGTCTGGGAGACATGTGGATGGTCAATAAACGATACTTACGCGATGATCAGTTTGTTCCTGCGGAGGAGAAAACTGAAGCCTTCAATAAAACACAGGCTGATGAGATTATATTACAAGATACCACCCTTGATTATCGTGTACTTAATTTTGCAACCAACACCTTCAATGAAAATAATACAGCCTATTGGCACAAGAGCGTAGGAGGATATCACGCGGCCAAGCTTCGCCGTTACCAAGAAATGATAGACCACCACATCACAACAGAAATGCAAGCGGCTTATAATGAAATAGCTGCTGTTCAAGGAAAGATGGACAGTGTAAACGGTGATAAATTTCGCGTGCTAAACATGCTGAATACAAAATATTTCATATTCCCCGCGGCACAAGGAAAAGTTGCACCAATTAAGAATCCTTATGCATACGGAAACGCTTGGTTTATAAACAACATACGTTACGTAGATAATGCCAATGAAGAAATTGATGCAATGGGATCAATCATCCCTACAAAAACAGCCGTCGTAGATAACCATTTTAAAGAGCAGCTCAATGGCGTGACAGATTGCTACAAAGATACACTTTCGGCTATCCGCCTGACGAGTTACGAGCCCAACCATTTAGTATATAAAACCTCTTCCGCAAAAGACGGAGTCGTTGTTTTCTCAGAAATATACTACCCCGGATGGAGAGCAACCATTGATGGCAAGCCGGCTGAGATAGCCCGTGCCAATTACATTTTAAGAGCAATGAACATTCCCGCCGGGCAACATATTGTAGAGATGAAATTCAATCCGAAAAGCCTCCACGTAACAGAATCCATTGCCTACATAGGGCTCGCATTATTACTTATCGGCATTATTTTATTGCTGCTGAAATATAAAAAAAATGTGCGCCTGTAA